Within the Hevea brasiliensis isolate MT/VB/25A 57/8 chromosome 2, ASM3005281v1, whole genome shotgun sequence genome, the region CCCTCAAACTATGGCCAAGCTCACGCTCCCTCTCTGGACTCATTGAAGATAGTATCCAGTTCTTGTCTTTAACATTTCTCTGCAAAATTTTCTATGTACGGATTGATCCCTTGGGTTCTTTAATCATCAGTTGTCTTTTTAATTTTTGGGTTTTATTGATTAGCATGCAAGTAATCAATTTGATAACAGTACTTTTTAGTTCCTTAATTTGTACTTTTTGTGCCTATTTAAGCTGCTAATTAAGTTGAGAATTATGGATTATTTTGAaatctattttttatttaattttccatATCAGTAAATGTAACCTTACCTTACTCTGTGGCATTGGTTCGATCTGGATATTGGATGGCTGCACTGCAGTCATTGGGTACTAATAACTTTCATGATATTTGAACCCTTACTGTGGAATTCTGTTACTTGCAATTGCTGCATAGCTATGAAACATCTTATTGATAGTATTGTTATTTGCATATGTGATGGATATTCTCTAGTGTCTTTTGTTGTAAGCTCAATCACTCTTTTAATGCTGGAAAAGAGGATTTTGTTTTTGGTGTCCCCATGCTATTATTCTCTTGTAAAATAAAGAAGTCTTCTAAAGAGACTGAGGTCAAGTAGAAATGCTAGATACTGATGCCCCAACTTATAGAAACTAAAAATTTGTAGGTTCTGATAATTTGGCTATTTGCGTTCTTTGTGTATATTGTCCCATTGAGGATTTCTACCTTCAAATCCTACTTGATTCCTTGAGAGAGCCAAAAATGGTCCGGGAGCTCTTAGTTGGTTATCTGCACTCCCTTTAATAGATTTGGTTCTAATTGCTTGCTGTGTGAAGCATTCAAGCATATTGGAACCGTTATGTAATTGTTTCTTTTCATTTAGCAATCTGGATTAGTAACTTTATGGACAAGTGATGGCAACACTATAGCAATTATTGTATTACCCAGTAGATACATATTAAGCTTGTGCCTGGTGTTTAAAGTGTAGGTAAAATTGTGGTGGGGCACCATAAAACCAACTTTGCCCTGTTACCATTTGCGTGATGGGTAAAATTTCCTTCTCCAAAGCTAAGCTTATTAGCATGAGAACTAAATTATATTACAATTCAAAATCTGCAGTATGAATAGCAAACACTTCCTATCTTACCTTTCGGGCCAACTCTTCTTCAATAAGGTGTTATCTTTGCTAGCATCTGTGGATGGTTGCATTGTTTAACATGTGTGTTAATTTGATGATAATATCATTTACTGAGTGCAAGATTAAACatgattgaaatattttttggacGGAAATAATCCATAAGGCTGGCTGCAACTAGATTGTGATGAAGGCTTTGTTAAGTTGAGTTCAGTCTATATAGGTCGAATACTGATAAGCATCTCATTGTAActcttttctcttcaatttttcttttcttttccccttGAGTTTCGTGTATCAATATTTACAGGATCTTATTTTGGTGTGGTTTAACTGATATTTTTAGAGGGGCATTCTGAAAAGCTTGAAACATGAGCTGCTTTAGCTGTTGTGAAGAAGATGACATGCATAAAGCCGCTGACAGTGGAGGTCCATACCCTGTTAAAAATTCAGCAGGTATCTTCTACTGAAACTGGACAGATTTCATACCGACTGATATATTTTAGATGGTAATTCTGATTTAATTTGCTGGACGACCATTAACCAATTTTTATGGTGTTAAGATTATGAAGCTTAAATTCATAAATTCACATTTATGATTGATTTAAATGTCTTCAGTGGCAATTATGATATTTTGCTTGATATTTTTGTTTCTATATTTTTGTTATTGATTCTGTTGGTGTACTTTGAATTTGATTTTACCTAGCAGGAACAATTGGAGGTTACCATGCTTCAGAAACAGCACCTAAGGGTGCTCAGGCTGTTAAAATCCAGCCTATTGAGGTACCTTCTATTTCAGTGGATGAACTAAAGGAAGTTACGGATAACTTTGGGACAAATTCTCTGATTGGAGAGGGCTCATATGGAAGAGTATATTACGGGGTGCTTAAAAGTGGGCAGGCTGCAGCAATAAAAAAATTAGATGCAAGCAAACAGCCTGACGATGAGTTCTTGGCCCAGGTATGGTTCAAAACTAAAATTGTTATATCtatcaattaatttttatttgtactaCCATGTTTACatgtcttcttcttttttttttccccctgaATTTACAGGTTTCAATGGTGTCAAGGCTTAGACATGAAAATTTTGTACAATTGCTTGGGTATTGTGTTGATGGAGTTTCCCGTGTATTGGCATATGAATTTGCATCTAATGGATCTCTTCATGATATTCTTCATGGTATTTCTGATATTGCATTATTGTTTCAATTACACTGTGAAAGTTCAATTATATGTTTAGTTGCATCAGACATGTACTGGTTGCAAATCCTTGCAACAATAGTCTTAATAAAAAAGGGAAATCCAGTTTAATCTTTCAGCCTGTTGCTTTTATGAAATTTTGAGATATGCCAAAACACTGATATGGATAAACATGTGCATGGTTTAATCTGGGAGAAGTTGGCTATGGCGTATGGGACAGATAGGGTTCAGCAATGCTTGTATGAAATTACAATGCTctatacttatttatttatttaggtcCGTGTCATTAAAATTTAGTTCATATTACAATGTGTGCTTAATATTCAATTATCAATTCCTGTTATTACAGGAAGGAAAGGTGTTAAAGGAGCACAACCTGGCCCTGTCCTTTCATGGCAGCAACGGGTGAAAATTGCCGTTGGGGCTGCAAAAGGACTTGAATACTTGCATGAAAAGGCTGATCCTCATATCATTCATCGAGATATTAAGTCCAGTAATGTTCTGATTTTTGATGATGATGTTGCAAAgattgcagattttgatttgtcAAATCAAGCTCCTGATATGGCAGCACGTCTTCATTCCACTCGTGTTCTAGGAACATTTGGTTATCATGCTCCTGAGTAAGTTATTGTTGGACTTCACTCTTTCTGATGTCGAACAAGCAATGAGAAATGAAAACGAATGTGGCATAAGAACCAATTGTCTGACGCTGtatttattatcattttaatgaaCAACAATTAGATGTCAAAGAGTCTATAAGAAAACTTGTGTAGGCACAATAACAATTATCAAATAGAAAAGCCTAACCCTGCCAAGAAAATAAGTTTCCCAAATATCCTATATAAATAATTCAAAATTCTTTTAAAAATAATGCACTAAAATCTTTGATTGGTGGTCAATTAGTCATGTGTCTGTTAAGTTCATATGAAATCTATGTTTCAGCACACCAAATACCTTTGCGGCTGTTGTAGGCTCTGCAGTTATATGAAGTTAAGGGACTTGTCTACTTTTGGATCAATTATTTGACTCTTCCATTATATGATTTAGGCTTGTGTTACCATTTGGATCCTAAAACGGAGTTATGCTCTATTTGATTCCTGAAATTTCTTTTGGAGAAGGAAAGTAACTTGGTTATCTCACCTCAATCAAACTAAGCAATAAGCATGAGTGTAATCACTAGGATATTCTCAGTTTCAAATTCTTGATGTGAGAGTGCTTGCCTTGAACATTTGTCTATTTGCTTTGGCAGATATGCAATGACTGGACAGCTGAACGCAAAAAGTGATGTATACAGTTTTGGTGTTGTCCTGC harbors:
- the LOC110661734 gene encoding pto-interacting protein 1 isoform X1, producing MSCFSCCEEDDMHKAADSGGPYPVKNSAAGTIGGYHASETAPKGAQAVKIQPIEVPSISVDELKEVTDNFGTNSLIGEGSYGRVYYGVLKSGQAAAIKKLDASKQPDDEFLAQVSMVSRLRHENFVQLLGYCVDGVSRVLAYEFASNGSLHDILHGRKGVKGAQPGPVLSWQQRVKIAVGAAKGLEYLHEKADPHIIHRDIKSSNVLIFDDDVAKIADFDLSNQAPDMAARLHSTRVLGTFGYHAPEYAMTGQLNAKSDVYSFGVVLLELLTGRKPVDHTLPRGQQSLVTWATPKLSEDKVRQCVDTRLQGDYPPKAVAKMAAVAALCVQYEADFRPNMSIVVKALQPLLNARPGPAGETPSM
- the LOC110661734 gene encoding pto-interacting protein 1 isoform X2, encoding MSCFSCCEEDDMHKAADSGGPYPVKNSAGTIGGYHASETAPKGAQAVKIQPIEVPSISVDELKEVTDNFGTNSLIGEGSYGRVYYGVLKSGQAAAIKKLDASKQPDDEFLAQVSMVSRLRHENFVQLLGYCVDGVSRVLAYEFASNGSLHDILHGRKGVKGAQPGPVLSWQQRVKIAVGAAKGLEYLHEKADPHIIHRDIKSSNVLIFDDDVAKIADFDLSNQAPDMAARLHSTRVLGTFGYHAPEYAMTGQLNAKSDVYSFGVVLLELLTGRKPVDHTLPRGQQSLVTWATPKLSEDKVRQCVDTRLQGDYPPKAVAKMAAVAALCVQYEADFRPNMSIVVKALQPLLNARPGPAGETPSM